Proteins encoded in a region of the Panicum hallii strain FIL2 chromosome 3, PHallii_v3.1, whole genome shotgun sequence genome:
- the LOC112884198 gene encoding SAC3 family protein A isoform X1, translating to MASHVAGAAAGSDAPHAEVVSMGQINPSPCPPLSSSHQPWSSASGSVTVSWNNQVDKASQDTVYYDPQRDVSVAGGNQNVGSSAPHAAQSSMGMTDASHSHVPYSSSVQHSYNPVEYANYYYSYPQAANDSSVQQGANQHPGAAYQPLTSFQNSGSYIDPTSNTYYNAGGHQTVPGYGSGSYYYQNNTWDSGSSGNNYAQSYQNYSSSDTNALQSSTSMPANSVPYQQQYNQWPYYYNQSVPSASSNPVTGKSTTDNVAVNTPAGYSYPSSQPPPPGTTSWKINSVASVAPPMQAPGVSGPQNQYANQAQDHANQAPGVPWSQNHYAYQAQAYPQKTMNSNHAPLINPEDPQRTVDPIGRSSNTLSNHVSENFQPNLQGSMTTNTSSESKIQIPTNPRIAPGFSMVIPKSEKKNLGPDLSKKPAYVSVSMPTNDAKATQVGPDARSMPFSLRNYTIRNLNRCKDDAQRAACRSIMEEITRKAIADGTLLTKNWDTEPLLPLPESVAGTTEASSANHSSLFSSTPTPRKRVKSRWEPAVDEKVTNKVEQIAKGLVNSNIHNSFEPKNRTGSSWDHGKFLQSHQAPLNKVNQRPAKKQKFTSNPSQVQNGNASSDSDKEQDLTKYYASATALANSPEEKKRREHRSKRFESSQDSSLKSRNSSANKDAIANMHRRRAVSSHLGRTYEEGTRAVEDMDWDALTIKGTCQEIEKKYLRLTSAPDPSIVRPEEVLEKALAMVETSQKNYFYKCDQLKSIRQDLTVQRIQNELTVKVYETHARLAMQAGDLPEYNQCQSQLKRLYAEGIKGCYFEFSAYNLLCVMLHSNNKRDLLSSMASLSKEAKQDAAVKHALAVHAAVLSGNYVLFFKLYKKAPNLNSCLMDLHVERMRFEAMKCMSRSYRPTVPVGYVAQILGFLRTDSEGCTADGDDGIEECEKWLKAHGTVLSGDNGGELQIDMKASSATLYMPEPENAVAHGDASLAVDDFLARTS from the exons ATGGCGAGCCACGTCGCCGGGGCGGCGGCTGGATCCGACGCCCCGCACGCTGAG GTTGTCAGTATGGGACAGATAAATCCATCTCCTTGTCCACCTCTATCTTCCAGTCATCAACCATGGTCCTCGGCCAGTGGGTCAGTAACGGTTTCATGGAATAACCAAGTGGATAAAGCTAGCCAGGATACAGTTTACTATGATCCACAAAGGGATGTATCAGTTGCAGGAGGGAATCAAAATGTAGGTAGCAGTGCGCCTCATGCTGCCCAGTCGAGTATGGGGATGACAGATGCATCTCATTCTCATGTGCCTTACTCCAGTTCAGTTCAACATAGCTACAATCCTGTAGAATATGCCAACTATTATTATAGCTACCCACAAGCTGCAAATGATTCTTCTGTCCAGCAAGGAGCAAACCAACATCCAGGTGCAGCTTATCAGCCTCTTACTTCATTTCAAAATTCAGGGTCTTACATTGATCCTACAAGTAACACATATTACAATGCTGGGGGTCATCAGACTGTGCCAGGATATGGAAGCGGCAGCTACTATTATCAGAACAACACATGGGATTCTGGAAGCTCAGGGAATAATTATGCTCAATCGTACCAAAACTACTCATCGTCTGATACAAATGCACTCCAGAGTTCCACTTCAATGCCTGCCAATTCCGTACCATATCAGCAGCAGTATAACCAGTGGCCGTACTATTACAATCAATCTGTGCCAAGTGCTTCTAGCAATCCAGTTACTGGAAAGAGTACTACAGATAATGTAGCAGTTAACACCCCCGCTGGTTATTCCTATCCTTCTAGCCAGCCACCTCCGCCAGGCACGACATCATGGAAAATTAATTCAGTTGCTTCTGTTGCACCTCCTATGCAG GCTCCAGGTGTTTCAGGACCTCAAAATCAATACGCTAACCAGGCACAAGATCATGCCAACCAGGCGCCAGGTGTTCCATGGTCTCAAAACCATTATGCCTACCAGGCACAGGCATACCCTCAGAAGACTATGAATTCGAATCATGCACCGCTAATCAACCCTGAAGATCCGCAGAGGACTGTAGACCCTATAGGTCGAAGCTCGAATACTTTGTCGAACCATGTTTCTGAAAATTTTCAACCAAACTTGCAGGGTTCCATGACAACAAATACTTCCAGTGAAAGCAAAATACAGATTCCAACCAATCCTCGAATTGCTCCTGGTTTCTCCATGGTGATACCGAAGAGTGAGAAGAAAAATTTAGGACCTGATTTATCCAAGAAGCCTGCCTATGTTAGCGTCTCCATGCCAACAAACGATGCTAAAGCAACTCAAGTTGGTCCTGATGCT AGATCTATGCCGTTTTCACTCCGTAATTATACTATAAGGAACCTCAATCGTTGCAAAGATGATGCCCAAAGGGCAGCCTGCCGAAGTATAATGGAAGAG ATCACAAGAAAAGCTATCGCTGATGGAACCCTTCTTACTAAGAATTGGGATACTGAACCACTACTCCCTTTGCCAGAAAGTGTTGCGGGCACAACTGAGGCAAG CAGTGCAAACCATTCAAGTCTCTTCTCATCAACACCTACCCCAAGGAAACGTGTGAAAAGTAGGTGGGAGCCTGCTGTGGACGAAAAAGTTACCAATAAGGTGGAACAAATAGCAAAAGGATTGGTCAACAGTAATATACACAATTCCTTCGAACCTAAAAATAGAACG GGTAGCAGTTGGGATCACGGGAAGTTTCTCCAGTCTCACCAAGCACCTTTAAACAAAGTCAATCAGAGGCCTGCCAAGAAGCAAAAATTCACTAGTAATCCAAGTCAAGTACAGAATGGAAATGCTTCAAGTGACAGTGATAAGGAGCAGGATCTAACCAAATATTATGCCAGTGCAACTGCACTAGCAAATTCACCCGAGGAAAAGAAACGTAGGGAGCATAGATCTAAGCGTTTTGAAAGCAGTCAGGATTCGTCATTAAAATCAAGAAACTCTTCTGCAAATAAAGATGCAATTGCTAATATGCATAGAAGAAGGGCTGTTTCTTCTCATCTTGGTAGAACTTATGAAGAAGGCACTAGGGCTGTGGAAGATATGGATTGGGATGCTCTGACAATCAAGGGAACATGTCAGGAAATTGAGAAAAAATATCTACGGCTTACATCGGCACCTGATCCATCCATA GTAAGGCCAGAAGAAGTCCTGGAGAAGGCCCTTGCAATGGTTGAAACATCTCAAAAGAATTATTTTTACAAGTGTGATCAATTAAAATCTATTCGCCAAGATCTTACAGTTCAGAGAATCCAGAATGAACTAACCGTAAAG GTTTACGAAACTCATGCACGTTTAGCAATGCAAGCTGGCGATTTACCCGAATATAACCAG TGCCAGTCGCAACTGAAGAGGTTATACGCAGAAGGAATCAAGGGTTGCTATTTTGAATTTTCTGCTTACAATTTGCTCTGTGTCATGCTGCACTCTAATAATAAACGAGACTTGCTGTCATCAATGGCGAG CTTATCAAAAGAAGCCAAACAAGATGCAGCTGTTAAGCATGCCCTTGCAGTTCACGCTGCCGTTTTATCTGGCAATTATGTCCTATTTTTTAAGCTATACAAGAAGGCACCCAATTTGAACTCGTGCCTCATGG ATCTGCATGTGGAACGGATGCGCTTTGAAGCCATGAAATGCATGTCTAGATCATATCGCCCAACTGTACCTGTGGGATATGTTGCgcaaattttgggattcttgaGAACAGATAGTGAAGGTTGTACGGCTGATGGGGATGATGGCATAGAAGAATGCGAGAAATGGTTGAAAGCACATGGAACGGTTCTTTCAGGAGATAACGGTGGAGAATTGCAGATAGATATGAAG GCTTCTTCTGCCACACTTTACATGCCAGAGCCAGAGAATGCTGTTGCACATGGTGATGCATCACTTGCCGTTGATGACTTTTTGGCACGGACATCGTAA
- the LOC112884198 gene encoding SAC3 family protein A isoform X2, whose translation MASHVAGAAAGSDAPHAEVVSMGQINPSPCPPLSSSHQPWSSASGSVTVSWNNQVDKASQDTVYYDPQRDVSVAGGNQNVGSSAPHAAQSSMGMTDASHSHVPYSSSVQHSYNPVEYANYYYSYPQAANDSSVQQGANQHPGAAYQPLTSFQNSGSYIDPTSNTYYNAGGHQTVPGYGSGSYYYQNNTWDSGSSGNNYAQSYQNYSSSDTNALQSSTSMPANSVPYQQQYNQWPYYYNQSVPSASSNPVTGKSTTDNVAVNTPAGYSYPSSQPPPPGTTSWKINSVASVAPPMQAPGVSGPQNQYANQAQDHANQAPGVPWSQNHYAYQAQAYPQKTMNSNHAPLINPEDPQRTVDPIGRSSNTLSNHVSENFQPNLQGSMTTNTSSESKIQIPTNPRIAPGFSMVIPKSEKKNLGPDLSKKPAYVSVSMPTNDAKATQVGPDARSMPFSLRNYTIRNLNRCKDDAQRAACRSIMEEITRKAIADGTLLTKNWDTEPLLPLPESVAGTTEASANHSSLFSSTPTPRKRVKSRWEPAVDEKVTNKVEQIAKGLVNSNIHNSFEPKNRTGSSWDHGKFLQSHQAPLNKVNQRPAKKQKFTSNPSQVQNGNASSDSDKEQDLTKYYASATALANSPEEKKRREHRSKRFESSQDSSLKSRNSSANKDAIANMHRRRAVSSHLGRTYEEGTRAVEDMDWDALTIKGTCQEIEKKYLRLTSAPDPSIVRPEEVLEKALAMVETSQKNYFYKCDQLKSIRQDLTVQRIQNELTVKVYETHARLAMQAGDLPEYNQCQSQLKRLYAEGIKGCYFEFSAYNLLCVMLHSNNKRDLLSSMASLSKEAKQDAAVKHALAVHAAVLSGNYVLFFKLYKKAPNLNSCLMDLHVERMRFEAMKCMSRSYRPTVPVGYVAQILGFLRTDSEGCTADGDDGIEECEKWLKAHGTVLSGDNGGELQIDMKASSATLYMPEPENAVAHGDASLAVDDFLARTS comes from the exons ATGGCGAGCCACGTCGCCGGGGCGGCGGCTGGATCCGACGCCCCGCACGCTGAG GTTGTCAGTATGGGACAGATAAATCCATCTCCTTGTCCACCTCTATCTTCCAGTCATCAACCATGGTCCTCGGCCAGTGGGTCAGTAACGGTTTCATGGAATAACCAAGTGGATAAAGCTAGCCAGGATACAGTTTACTATGATCCACAAAGGGATGTATCAGTTGCAGGAGGGAATCAAAATGTAGGTAGCAGTGCGCCTCATGCTGCCCAGTCGAGTATGGGGATGACAGATGCATCTCATTCTCATGTGCCTTACTCCAGTTCAGTTCAACATAGCTACAATCCTGTAGAATATGCCAACTATTATTATAGCTACCCACAAGCTGCAAATGATTCTTCTGTCCAGCAAGGAGCAAACCAACATCCAGGTGCAGCTTATCAGCCTCTTACTTCATTTCAAAATTCAGGGTCTTACATTGATCCTACAAGTAACACATATTACAATGCTGGGGGTCATCAGACTGTGCCAGGATATGGAAGCGGCAGCTACTATTATCAGAACAACACATGGGATTCTGGAAGCTCAGGGAATAATTATGCTCAATCGTACCAAAACTACTCATCGTCTGATACAAATGCACTCCAGAGTTCCACTTCAATGCCTGCCAATTCCGTACCATATCAGCAGCAGTATAACCAGTGGCCGTACTATTACAATCAATCTGTGCCAAGTGCTTCTAGCAATCCAGTTACTGGAAAGAGTACTACAGATAATGTAGCAGTTAACACCCCCGCTGGTTATTCCTATCCTTCTAGCCAGCCACCTCCGCCAGGCACGACATCATGGAAAATTAATTCAGTTGCTTCTGTTGCACCTCCTATGCAG GCTCCAGGTGTTTCAGGACCTCAAAATCAATACGCTAACCAGGCACAAGATCATGCCAACCAGGCGCCAGGTGTTCCATGGTCTCAAAACCATTATGCCTACCAGGCACAGGCATACCCTCAGAAGACTATGAATTCGAATCATGCACCGCTAATCAACCCTGAAGATCCGCAGAGGACTGTAGACCCTATAGGTCGAAGCTCGAATACTTTGTCGAACCATGTTTCTGAAAATTTTCAACCAAACTTGCAGGGTTCCATGACAACAAATACTTCCAGTGAAAGCAAAATACAGATTCCAACCAATCCTCGAATTGCTCCTGGTTTCTCCATGGTGATACCGAAGAGTGAGAAGAAAAATTTAGGACCTGATTTATCCAAGAAGCCTGCCTATGTTAGCGTCTCCATGCCAACAAACGATGCTAAAGCAACTCAAGTTGGTCCTGATGCT AGATCTATGCCGTTTTCACTCCGTAATTATACTATAAGGAACCTCAATCGTTGCAAAGATGATGCCCAAAGGGCAGCCTGCCGAAGTATAATGGAAGAG ATCACAAGAAAAGCTATCGCTGATGGAACCCTTCTTACTAAGAATTGGGATACTGAACCACTACTCCCTTTGCCAGAAAGTGTTGCGGGCACAACTGAGGCAAG TGCAAACCATTCAAGTCTCTTCTCATCAACACCTACCCCAAGGAAACGTGTGAAAAGTAGGTGGGAGCCTGCTGTGGACGAAAAAGTTACCAATAAGGTGGAACAAATAGCAAAAGGATTGGTCAACAGTAATATACACAATTCCTTCGAACCTAAAAATAGAACG GGTAGCAGTTGGGATCACGGGAAGTTTCTCCAGTCTCACCAAGCACCTTTAAACAAAGTCAATCAGAGGCCTGCCAAGAAGCAAAAATTCACTAGTAATCCAAGTCAAGTACAGAATGGAAATGCTTCAAGTGACAGTGATAAGGAGCAGGATCTAACCAAATATTATGCCAGTGCAACTGCACTAGCAAATTCACCCGAGGAAAAGAAACGTAGGGAGCATAGATCTAAGCGTTTTGAAAGCAGTCAGGATTCGTCATTAAAATCAAGAAACTCTTCTGCAAATAAAGATGCAATTGCTAATATGCATAGAAGAAGGGCTGTTTCTTCTCATCTTGGTAGAACTTATGAAGAAGGCACTAGGGCTGTGGAAGATATGGATTGGGATGCTCTGACAATCAAGGGAACATGTCAGGAAATTGAGAAAAAATATCTACGGCTTACATCGGCACCTGATCCATCCATA GTAAGGCCAGAAGAAGTCCTGGAGAAGGCCCTTGCAATGGTTGAAACATCTCAAAAGAATTATTTTTACAAGTGTGATCAATTAAAATCTATTCGCCAAGATCTTACAGTTCAGAGAATCCAGAATGAACTAACCGTAAAG GTTTACGAAACTCATGCACGTTTAGCAATGCAAGCTGGCGATTTACCCGAATATAACCAG TGCCAGTCGCAACTGAAGAGGTTATACGCAGAAGGAATCAAGGGTTGCTATTTTGAATTTTCTGCTTACAATTTGCTCTGTGTCATGCTGCACTCTAATAATAAACGAGACTTGCTGTCATCAATGGCGAG CTTATCAAAAGAAGCCAAACAAGATGCAGCTGTTAAGCATGCCCTTGCAGTTCACGCTGCCGTTTTATCTGGCAATTATGTCCTATTTTTTAAGCTATACAAGAAGGCACCCAATTTGAACTCGTGCCTCATGG ATCTGCATGTGGAACGGATGCGCTTTGAAGCCATGAAATGCATGTCTAGATCATATCGCCCAACTGTACCTGTGGGATATGTTGCgcaaattttgggattcttgaGAACAGATAGTGAAGGTTGTACGGCTGATGGGGATGATGGCATAGAAGAATGCGAGAAATGGTTGAAAGCACATGGAACGGTTCTTTCAGGAGATAACGGTGGAGAATTGCAGATAGATATGAAG GCTTCTTCTGCCACACTTTACATGCCAGAGCCAGAGAATGCTGTTGCACATGGTGATGCATCACTTGCCGTTGATGACTTTTTGGCACGGACATCGTAA
- the LOC112884198 gene encoding SAC3 family protein A isoform X3, whose amino-acid sequence MASHVAGAAAGSDAPHAEVVSMGQINPSPCPPLSSSHQPWSSASGSVTVSWNNQVDKASQDTVYYDPQRDVSVAGGNQNVGSSAPHAAQSSMGMTDASHSHVPYSSSVQHSYNPVEYANYYYSYPQAANDSSVQQGANQHPGAAYQPLTSFQNSGSYIDPTSNTYYNAGGHQTVPGYGSGSYYYQNNTWDSGSSGNNYAQSYQNYSSSDTNALQSSTSMPANSVPYQQQYNQWPYYYNQSVPSASSNPVTGKSTTDNVAVNTPAGYSYPSSQPPPPGTTSWKINSVASVAPPMQAPGVSGPQNQYANQAQDHANQAPGVPWSQNHYAYQAQAYPQKTMNSNHAPLINPEDPQRTVDPIGRSSNTLSNHVSENFQPNLQGSMTTNTSSESKIQIPTNPRIAPGFSMVIPKSEKKNLGPDLSKKPAYVSVSMPTNDAKATQRSMPFSLRNYTIRNLNRCKDDAQRAACRSIMEEITRKAIADGTLLTKNWDTEPLLPLPESVAGTTEASSANHSSLFSSTPTPRKRVKSRWEPAVDEKVTNKVEQIAKGLVNSNIHNSFEPKNRTGSSWDHGKFLQSHQAPLNKVNQRPAKKQKFTSNPSQVQNGNASSDSDKEQDLTKYYASATALANSPEEKKRREHRSKRFESSQDSSLKSRNSSANKDAIANMHRRRAVSSHLGRTYEEGTRAVEDMDWDALTIKGTCQEIEKKYLRLTSAPDPSIVRPEEVLEKALAMVETSQKNYFYKCDQLKSIRQDLTVQRIQNELTVKVYETHARLAMQAGDLPEYNQCQSQLKRLYAEGIKGCYFEFSAYNLLCVMLHSNNKRDLLSSMASLSKEAKQDAAVKHALAVHAAVLSGNYVLFFKLYKKAPNLNSCLMDLHVERMRFEAMKCMSRSYRPTVPVGYVAQILGFLRTDSEGCTADGDDGIEECEKWLKAHGTVLSGDNGGELQIDMKASSATLYMPEPENAVAHGDASLAVDDFLARTS is encoded by the exons ATGGCGAGCCACGTCGCCGGGGCGGCGGCTGGATCCGACGCCCCGCACGCTGAG GTTGTCAGTATGGGACAGATAAATCCATCTCCTTGTCCACCTCTATCTTCCAGTCATCAACCATGGTCCTCGGCCAGTGGGTCAGTAACGGTTTCATGGAATAACCAAGTGGATAAAGCTAGCCAGGATACAGTTTACTATGATCCACAAAGGGATGTATCAGTTGCAGGAGGGAATCAAAATGTAGGTAGCAGTGCGCCTCATGCTGCCCAGTCGAGTATGGGGATGACAGATGCATCTCATTCTCATGTGCCTTACTCCAGTTCAGTTCAACATAGCTACAATCCTGTAGAATATGCCAACTATTATTATAGCTACCCACAAGCTGCAAATGATTCTTCTGTCCAGCAAGGAGCAAACCAACATCCAGGTGCAGCTTATCAGCCTCTTACTTCATTTCAAAATTCAGGGTCTTACATTGATCCTACAAGTAACACATATTACAATGCTGGGGGTCATCAGACTGTGCCAGGATATGGAAGCGGCAGCTACTATTATCAGAACAACACATGGGATTCTGGAAGCTCAGGGAATAATTATGCTCAATCGTACCAAAACTACTCATCGTCTGATACAAATGCACTCCAGAGTTCCACTTCAATGCCTGCCAATTCCGTACCATATCAGCAGCAGTATAACCAGTGGCCGTACTATTACAATCAATCTGTGCCAAGTGCTTCTAGCAATCCAGTTACTGGAAAGAGTACTACAGATAATGTAGCAGTTAACACCCCCGCTGGTTATTCCTATCCTTCTAGCCAGCCACCTCCGCCAGGCACGACATCATGGAAAATTAATTCAGTTGCTTCTGTTGCACCTCCTATGCAG GCTCCAGGTGTTTCAGGACCTCAAAATCAATACGCTAACCAGGCACAAGATCATGCCAACCAGGCGCCAGGTGTTCCATGGTCTCAAAACCATTATGCCTACCAGGCACAGGCATACCCTCAGAAGACTATGAATTCGAATCATGCACCGCTAATCAACCCTGAAGATCCGCAGAGGACTGTAGACCCTATAGGTCGAAGCTCGAATACTTTGTCGAACCATGTTTCTGAAAATTTTCAACCAAACTTGCAGGGTTCCATGACAACAAATACTTCCAGTGAAAGCAAAATACAGATTCCAACCAATCCTCGAATTGCTCCTGGTTTCTCCATGGTGATACCGAAGAGTGAGAAGAAAAATTTAGGACCTGATTTATCCAAGAAGCCTGCCTATGTTAGCGTCTCCATGCCAACAAACGATGCTAAAGCAACTCAA AGATCTATGCCGTTTTCACTCCGTAATTATACTATAAGGAACCTCAATCGTTGCAAAGATGATGCCCAAAGGGCAGCCTGCCGAAGTATAATGGAAGAG ATCACAAGAAAAGCTATCGCTGATGGAACCCTTCTTACTAAGAATTGGGATACTGAACCACTACTCCCTTTGCCAGAAAGTGTTGCGGGCACAACTGAGGCAAG CAGTGCAAACCATTCAAGTCTCTTCTCATCAACACCTACCCCAAGGAAACGTGTGAAAAGTAGGTGGGAGCCTGCTGTGGACGAAAAAGTTACCAATAAGGTGGAACAAATAGCAAAAGGATTGGTCAACAGTAATATACACAATTCCTTCGAACCTAAAAATAGAACG GGTAGCAGTTGGGATCACGGGAAGTTTCTCCAGTCTCACCAAGCACCTTTAAACAAAGTCAATCAGAGGCCTGCCAAGAAGCAAAAATTCACTAGTAATCCAAGTCAAGTACAGAATGGAAATGCTTCAAGTGACAGTGATAAGGAGCAGGATCTAACCAAATATTATGCCAGTGCAACTGCACTAGCAAATTCACCCGAGGAAAAGAAACGTAGGGAGCATAGATCTAAGCGTTTTGAAAGCAGTCAGGATTCGTCATTAAAATCAAGAAACTCTTCTGCAAATAAAGATGCAATTGCTAATATGCATAGAAGAAGGGCTGTTTCTTCTCATCTTGGTAGAACTTATGAAGAAGGCACTAGGGCTGTGGAAGATATGGATTGGGATGCTCTGACAATCAAGGGAACATGTCAGGAAATTGAGAAAAAATATCTACGGCTTACATCGGCACCTGATCCATCCATA GTAAGGCCAGAAGAAGTCCTGGAGAAGGCCCTTGCAATGGTTGAAACATCTCAAAAGAATTATTTTTACAAGTGTGATCAATTAAAATCTATTCGCCAAGATCTTACAGTTCAGAGAATCCAGAATGAACTAACCGTAAAG GTTTACGAAACTCATGCACGTTTAGCAATGCAAGCTGGCGATTTACCCGAATATAACCAG TGCCAGTCGCAACTGAAGAGGTTATACGCAGAAGGAATCAAGGGTTGCTATTTTGAATTTTCTGCTTACAATTTGCTCTGTGTCATGCTGCACTCTAATAATAAACGAGACTTGCTGTCATCAATGGCGAG CTTATCAAAAGAAGCCAAACAAGATGCAGCTGTTAAGCATGCCCTTGCAGTTCACGCTGCCGTTTTATCTGGCAATTATGTCCTATTTTTTAAGCTATACAAGAAGGCACCCAATTTGAACTCGTGCCTCATGG ATCTGCATGTGGAACGGATGCGCTTTGAAGCCATGAAATGCATGTCTAGATCATATCGCCCAACTGTACCTGTGGGATATGTTGCgcaaattttgggattcttgaGAACAGATAGTGAAGGTTGTACGGCTGATGGGGATGATGGCATAGAAGAATGCGAGAAATGGTTGAAAGCACATGGAACGGTTCTTTCAGGAGATAACGGTGGAGAATTGCAGATAGATATGAAG GCTTCTTCTGCCACACTTTACATGCCAGAGCCAGAGAATGCTGTTGCACATGGTGATGCATCACTTGCCGTTGATGACTTTTTGGCACGGACATCGTAA